From the Lolium rigidum isolate FL_2022 chromosome 2, APGP_CSIRO_Lrig_0.1, whole genome shotgun sequence genome, one window contains:
- the LOC124693638 gene encoding universal stress protein PHOS32-like — translation MAAANSSSSPSAGGGEVPFPALSPVRLAAAQAAAIQPSSPRYFFSSLAAAGATASSQRRIGIAVDLSDESAYAVRWAVQNYLRPGDAVVLLHVRPTSVLYGADWGSIPVSVADDADADEPPAPSAEELQKKREEDFDAFTSTKSEDLAQPLVGAQIPFKIHVVKDHDMKERLCLEAERLGLCAMIMGSRGFGASRKGGKGRLGSVSDYCVHHCVCPVVVVRYPDDPAAAIAGEAAAAAAAIPDELHTVPEDEPVYHDAPDAHKEN, via the exons ATGGCGGcggccaactcctcctcctccccgtcggccggcggcggcgaggtgccGTTCCCGGCGCTGTCGCCGGTGCGGCtggcggcggcgcaggcggccGCGATCCAGCCCTCCTCGCCGCGCTACTTCTTCTCCTCGCTCGCCGCCGCGGGCGCCACCGCCTCCTCGCAGCGCCGCATCGGCATCGCCGTCGACCTCTCCGACGAGTCCGCCTACGCCGTGCGCTGGGCCGTGCAGAACTACCTGCGCCCGGGCGACGCCGTCGTGCTCCTGCACGTGCGCCCCACCTCCGTCCTCTACGGCGCCGACTGGGGCTCCATCCCCGTctccgtcgccgacgacgccgacgccgacgagccCCCCGCTCCCTCCGCCGAGGAGCTGCAGAAGAAGCGGGAGGAGGACTTCGACGCCTTCACCTCCACCAAGTCCGAGGACCTCGCGCAGCCGCTCGTGGGCGCGCAGATCCCCTTCAAGATCCACGTCGTCAAGGACCACGACATGAAGGAGCGCCTCTGCCTCGAGGCCGAGCGCCTCGGCCTCTGCGCCATGATCATGGGGAGCCGCGGGTTCGGCGCCTCGCGCAAGGGCGGGAAGGGCAGGCTCGGGAGCGTCAGCGATTACTGCGTGCATCACTGTGTCTGCCCCGTCGTGGTCGTTCGCTACCCGGACGATCCTGCTGCAGCTATCGCCGgtgaggcggcggcagcagcagcggcaatACCAGATGAGCTGCACACTGTGCCCGAGGATGAGCCTGTGTATCATGATGCCCCTGACGCACACAAAG AAAATTGA